The Amblyomma americanum isolate KBUSLIRL-KWMA chromosome 3, ASM5285725v1, whole genome shotgun sequence genome window below encodes:
- the LOC144126303 gene encoding uncharacterized protein LOC144126303 produces the protein MGASISVTMANLTMEDVESRALATFNLKPKLFLRYVDNCFCVVKTSEVENLLIHLNSTELAIQFTVDREQQGSLPFLDVLVTRHDKGLQFSVYRKPTHTGRYHHFNSIHPTPHKASVITSLLKRADTICSSHEEKRNEKNRVVSDLQKNGYPSSFIRRVSQKQKRKNKNSSISSASTCQNRKHVCIPYVKGLCLMYVH, from the exons ATGGGGGCGTCGATATCGGTCACAATGGCTAATTTAACCATGGAAGACGTCGAAAGCCGGGCGCTTGCCACCTTCAATCTCAAGCCAAAGTTGTTCCTTCGATATGTAGACAACTGCTTTTGTGTGGTGAAAACGTCAGAAGTAGAAAACCTTCTAATCCATCTAAATTCAACTGAACTGGCCATACAATTTACAGTTGACCGTGAGCAGcagggcagtctgccttttctcgacgttctagtcacaaggcacgacaaaggcTTGCAGTTCTCGGTATACAGAAAGCCAACCCACACGGGACGGTACCACCATTTCAATTCGATTCATCCCActccccacaaggcatctgtcattacatctttattgaagagagccgataccatatgttcttcacatgaagaaaaaagaaacgagaagaacagagtagtctccgatctccaaaaaaatgggtaccccagttcattcatccgacgcgtcagccaaaagcaaaaaagaaaaaacaaaaacagctctatTTCTTCCGCAAGCACATGCCAGAACCGGAAACATGTTTGCataccatacgtgaaaggc CTCTGTCTCATGTATGTCCACTAA